The genomic interval CGCCATGCTGCTGGAGACGCTCGGTCAGGAGGCCGCCGCACGGGCCGTCCGACAGGGGGTGGACGCCGCGCTGGCCGAGGGCGTCAAGACGGCCGACCTGTGTCGGGCCGGTGAGACGCCCGTCTCGACCGAAGCCGTCGGTCAGTTCATTGCGGCCTACGTGCGACAGCAAACGCCGGTAGCTTCGTAAAAACCAATTCGGAAGGAGACATGGACGAAGGGGTTGTAGCGGTACGAAGCGGCAGGGTGGGACGGCGACTTAGCCGGCGCCCGGCCACCGAGTAGGTCCGGCAACTGGGTGCCGCGGGTTGCCGACAGGCCGGGCGCGCTATGCAACCGGAGCGGCAACATCCGAACCTTCCGTCCCAAACCCTGCCAACAGCCATGAGCGACCGTATCATCATCTTCGACACCACGCTGCGCGACGGCGAGCAGGCGCCGGGCGCTTCCATGACAATCGACGAAAAACTGCGCATTGCGCATCAACTGGCCCGGCTGAACGTGGATGTCATCGAGGCCGGCTTTCCGATCTCGTCGCCGGCCCAGTTCGAGGCCGTGCAGCGCATTGCCGCCGAGGTTGAAGGACCTGTCATCTGCGCGCTGGCGCGGGCGCGCGAAGAGGACATCCGGGCGGCGGCCGAGGCGCTCAAGCCCGGCAAACGCACGCGCATCCACACGTTCATTGCCACCAGCGACATCCACATCGACGCCAAGTTCGGCGACGAGCGCTACGGGCGCACGCTGGCCGAAAAGCGCCGGACGATCCTGCGCCTGGCCGAAGAGGCCGTCCGCCTGGCCCGCACCTTCACCGACGACGTGGAGTTCAGCGCCGAGGACGCCGGGCGCACTGACGTGGGCTACCTGGCCGAAGTCGTGCAGGTGGCCATCGAAGCCGGCGCCACCACGATCAACCTGCCCGACACGACCGGCTACTGCGTGCCCGACGAGTACGCGGCCATGTTCCGGGAGGTGATCCGGCGGGTACAGCCGCCCCCGCACGTCATCTTCTCGGCGCACTGCCACGACGACCTGGGACTGGCCGTGGCCAACTCGCTGGCGGCCGTGCAGGCGGGTGTGCGTCAGATCGAGTGCACGATCAACGGCATCGGCGAGCGGGCCGGCAATGCCGCCCTCGAGGAGGTCGTCATGGCGCTGAAGGTGCGTGGTGAGCGGTTTGGTCGCCTGCAGGTAAACATTGTCACGCAACACCTGACGGAAACCAGCCGCATGGTCTCGATGGCCACCGGCTTCCCGGTACCGCCCAACAAGGCCATCGTCGGCCGCAACGCCTTCAGCCATGAGGCCGGTATCCACCAGCACGGCGTGCTGCGGCGGCGCGATACCTACGAGATCATGCGCGCCGAAGACGTGGGCCAGGAGCCCGAGCAGATCCGACTGGGACGCCACTCGGGGCGACATGGCCTTTTCAGCCGCCTGGCCAAACTGGGCATCGAGGTTCCGGAGGAGCGCAAAGAGGAAATCTACCGGCGCTTCCTGGCGCTGGCCGACCTGAAGAAGGAAATTTACGACGAGGATCTGCGCCGACTGGTAGAGGAGCAACCGGACGACAATCCGGAAGCACTCTACCAGCTCATGGAAATGCACGTCGCGACCGGTACGCACCGAGCACCGGAGGCCGAGGTGCAGATTCTCAACCGGGCGACCAACACGCTGCGCATCGAACGGGCCACCGGCGACGGTCCGGTCAACGCCATCTACAAGGCGATCGACCAGGCCGTGGGAGCCGCGCACGAGCTGGTCAGCTACGAGCTGCGTTCGGTCACCGAAGGGGCCGACGCCGTGGGCGAGGTGACCGTCGTGATCGACTTCAACGGCACGCGCTTCAAGGGCGTGGCCCGGCACACCGACGTGCTGCGCGCGTCGGCCGACGCCTACCTGGAGGCTATCAACCAGCTCGAGCAGTATCGGGCTGATCGGGAAAGCGTCTCGTTCGTGAACGCGGGCATCATGCAATCCTTTGGCGGCGCAGCCGCCTGAACCATAAACCCACAGGGGAACGCCTATGGGCATGACCATCACCGAAAAGATCCTGGCCCGCCATGCCGGGCGCGACCGGGTAACCCCGGGCGAAAACATCTGGATCAGCGTCGACATCCTGATGACGCACGACGTGTGCGGGCCGCCAACCATCGAGATTTTCAAGCGTGAATTCGGACCGAATGCCCGCGTGTGGGATCGCGAAAAAGTTGTGATCCTGCCGGACCACTACATCTTTACGGCCGATCCGCACGCGCGGCGCAATATCGAGATTCTGCGCGAGTTCGCCCGTGAGCAGGACCTGCCCTATTACTACGACGTGGGGACGTCCCGCTACAAGGGCGTCTGTCACGTAGCGCTGGCCGAAGAGGGCTTCAATCGTCCGGGTATCGTGCTGATCGGCACCGACAGCCACACCTGTACGTCGGGGGCTTTCGGCCTCTTTTCGACGGGGGTGGGCAACACGGACGCGGCCTTCATCATGGGCACCGGCAAGATCTGGGTCAAGGTGCCTGAAACCATGCGCTTCATCTTCGAGGGTAGCCTGCCACCCTACCTGATGGCCAAGGACCTCATCCTGGCCATCATCGGCGACATCGGGATCGACGGGGCGACCTACCGCGCCATGGAATTCGACGGGGAGGCCGTTTACGACCTGTCGATCGAAGAGCGCATGACGCTCACGAACATGGCGATCGAAGCGGGTGGCAAAAGCGGCATCATCGCGCCCGACGAGAAGACGATCGCCTACGTGCAGGAGCGGACCGATGCGCCCTTTGAGATCTATCACAGCGATCCCGATGCACGCTACCACTCGGAGTACGTCTACGACGTCTCCAAGCTGGAGCCCGTCGTGGCCAAACCGCACCGGCCCGACAACCGGGCGACCGTCACCGAGGTGGCCGGCACGAAGCTCGACCGTGCCTATATCGGAAGCTGCACGGGCGGCAAACTGGAAGACTTCATCGCGGCCGCCCGCATCCTGAAGGGGCAAGAGGTGCGGATCGATACCTTCGTGGTGCCGGCTTCCACCTACGTGGAGCAGCAGTTGCACCACTACAAGATCGACGGCGTCTCGCTCTACGACATCTTCGTAAATGCGGGTTGCAAGATCGGCCATGCCAGTTGCGGCGCGTGCCTGGGCGGCCCGCCCGACACGTTCGGCCGCACGCACGGCACCGAGGTGGTCATCTCGACCACGAACCGCAACTTCCCGGGCCGCATGGGCTCCAAGCAGGCCTCCGTCTATCTGGCCTCGCCGCTGACGGTGGCCGCTTCGGCCCTGACGGGCGTCATCACCGACCCGCGCGAAGTGCTGGTGTAATCCTGAAAAACACGGGGTGGAGCAGTCTCCGGACTGCTCCACCCCGCTTTCCAACCCGATACGGCTATGAAAGACATCATCCGTGGGCTGGCCTACGTCGTAGGTGACTCGATCGACACCGACCAGATCATTCCGGCGCAACACCTGGTCTACAGCCTGACGCGTCCCGAAGAACGGCGGCTCTATGGCCGCTATGCGCTCAGCGGCGTACCGGCCGAAGGCCAGGGCCTTCCGTTCGGTAACATTCCGTTTACCGAGCCGGACGCCTACAAAAGCCGCTTCAAGATCGTGGTGGCCGGCAAGAATTTCGGCTGCGGTTCCTCGCGCGAGCACGCCCCGTTCGCGCTCCAGGAAGCCGGCTGCGAGGCCGTCGTCGCCGAAAGCTATGCGCGCATCTTCTACCGCAACGCCATCGACGGCGGCTTTCTCGTGCCGTTCGAAACGCCGGTTCGCCTGATCGACAAAATCCGCACGGGCGACGAGCTGGAGATCGACACGCGCCTGGCCAAGCTGACGAATCTGACCACCGGCGAAGAATTTCTGCTCCATCCACTGGGCGAAGTGGCCGAAATCCTGCGGGCAGGCAACCTGTTCGAGTATGCCCGTAAGGCCGGCCTGATCCCCACAAACGCCTGACAGCCATGAAGATCGAACTCTTCGACACGACGCTGCGCGACGGTACCCAGGGCGAACACGTTACGCTGACCGTCGATGACAAAATCCGCATCGCCCGCCGCCTGGACGACTTCGGCATCGACGTGATCGAAGGGGGATGGCCGGGCTCGAATCCCAAGGATAAGGAATTTTTCGAGCGGGCCCGGGACATCGAATGGAAGCATGCGCAGATCTGCGCGTTCGGCTCCACGCGCCGGGCCGGGCTGGCGCCCGAAGACGATCCCAATCTGCGGGCGCTTCTGGAGGCCGAAACGCCCACGGTGGCCATCTTCGGCAAGAGCTGGACGCTGCATGCCCGCGTCGCGCTGGGCGTCTCGCTCGAAGAGAATCTGGAGCTGATCGCCTCGTCGGTGGCCTACCTGAAGGCGCACGGCCGCCGCGTCATCTACGACGCCGAGCATTTCTTCGACGGCTATCAGGACGATCCGGCCTACGCGCTGGAGACGCTGCGTGCGGCGGCCGAGGCCGGCGCCGACGTGCTGGTGCTCTGCGACACGAACGGCGGCACGCTCCCGAGCGACATCTATCGGATCGTGGGGGAGGTGCGACGCCAGTTCGACGTGCCGCTGGGCATCCACACGCACAACGACACGGGCTGCGCCGTGGCCAACACAATCATGGCCGTGGCGGCCGGCGCCCGGCACGTGCAGGGCACGATCAACGGCATCGGGGAACGCTGCGGGAATGCGGATCTGTGTGTGGTCATCCCGAACCTGCAGCTCAAGATGGGCTTCACGTGCGTGCCCGAAGAAAAGCTGGCCCAGTTGACGGACCTTTCCCGCTTCGTCAACGAGGTGGCCAACCTGACGCCGATCGATCGGGCGCCGTACGTGGGGCGGAGCGCTTTCGCGCACAAGGGCGGCGTGCACGTCTCGGCCGTCATGAAAGACCCCCGGGCCTACGAACACATCCCGCCCGAGAAAGTGGGCAACCGCCGCCGGGTGCTGGTCTCGGACCTGTCGGGCAAGAGCAACATCCAGTACAAAGCCGCCGAGCTGGGCATCGAACTCAAAGAAGGCGAGCAGGCCCGACAGGCCGTGCAGCGTATCAAGGAGCTGGAGCACCTGGGCTACGAGTTCCAGGGCGCCGAGGCGTCGTTTGAACTGTTGCTGCGCACGATCCAGGGCGAAGACACGCGTTTCTTCACGCTGGATCGGCTGCGGGTGCGAACCGAAATCGACGAGGACGGCGGCGTCTGCAACTCGGAAGCCACGCTGGCCATTCGTGTGCAGGGAGCACGCGAGCTGGTGGTGGCCGAGGGCAATGGACCGGTCGATGCGCTCTCGAACGCGCTGCGTAAGGCGCTGCGCTGCTTCTACCCGGATCTCGACCAGGTGCACCTGAGCGACTACAAGGTGCGCGTGCTCAACTCCGACGACGGTACGGCCGCGGCCGTGCGCGTGCTCGTGGAACACCGGGACGGCGAGCGCCGCTGGCACACGGTGGGCGTTTCGACGAACATCCTGGAGGCGAGCTGGCAGGCGCTGGCCGACGGCATCCGCTACTACCTGCTGAAAAAGCGGCAGGGCGAGCTGGCCGCTTCGGCGGCGCTGGCTTCGGCTCAGCGCACGTAAACGAGCGGGCGCGTCTCCACCTTGCCGCCGATCTCCAGGCGGACGAAGTACAGGCCTGAGGCCACCTCGATTCCTGCATCGCTGCGGCCGTCCCAGGTAATGGTATGGCGGCCGGTGCCCGGCACGCCGTCTACTAACTGGCGCACCCGCCGTCCCAGCAGGTCGTAGATCGTCAGGCGCACGGGTTCGGGATCGGGCACATCGTACACGATCTGAATGACGTTGCCGCCGCCGGAAGGTATGTAAACCTGCACGCCGGCCTCAGCCGGAATCACCTCCAGGTGAATACGCGGCGTTTCGAGCGTGAACATACCGTCGCTGACGGCCACGACCACCGTGTACTGGCCGACTTCCTGCGGGGTGAACGTAAACTGGCCACTCTGTGGATCGATGGTGGCGCCCACCGGTGCTTCGACCAGCGTATAGGTCAGCGGATCACCTTCCGGATCTTCGGCCCGGAACTGATAGCGGAACGTCCGGCCCACCACGAGCACCGTGTCGGTGAGCACGGCCGTAAAGGTCGGCGGGCTGTTGGTATCCTGCACGACGAGCACGGTCCGGGCCGTATCGGTGGCCAGGCCGTCCGTGACCAGCAGGCGTACCGGGTAGGTGCCGGCCTGGTTGAAGCCGGGCACAAACCGGACCTGGCCGGTCAACGGATCCACCGAGAACCCGTCCGGTCCTTCCAGCACTCGGAAGCTGAGCGAGGCGCAGGCGTCCGGATCGGTGGCCGCAAATTGCCAGTTGAGCGCTTCGCCTTCATGGGCGACCAGCGTGTCGGGCACGGACACGAAGGCGGGCGGCTCGTTGGGGATGGAGGGCTGGATGACCTCGTCCCAGAACCGTTGCGCTTCGTCGGCTGCCTGCGTGAGCGTGTCGGCATCGGCGGCCGCCAGAATGGCAAAGGCTACCGGAATGCGGCAGCCCGGATCGAGCCGGAAGGGGCCTGCCGCCATGAGCTGCGACACGTCGGTATTGCTGAGATGCGTCCGCTGCAGGCCGCCCGAGAGTGCGCTCCACTTTTCGCTCTGCGTGAAGCCGTCGTAGAGTTCCGTCGGATTGTCGATCACCCGGTAGGAGAAAGGCGCCGGGGTCAGCAGGCGAATGGCCGCCAGTGTATCGGGGTTGGTGCTTTTATCCTGCACGATGCCCAGGCGACGCGTCGGGTCGTAGCGGGCATAGTCCTGCGCGTCCGGATTCACGTCCCAGTCCAGAAAAATTCCGGCATACAGCGGAGAAAGCGTTGTGGTGCGCGTATTCTCAATGGTGTAGTGGACGATCACAAAGAGCTGGCGCCCCGGAACCGTATCGGCGTAGGTTTCCTGCAGTACGTTGATGTGCAGCGGGAAGGGCGCTGCCCGGTCGGTCAGTTCGATGGTGCCCTGCTGGGCCGTAAAGCGTCCCGGTGCGATGACTTCAAGGCTGCCGCCTTCGGTCGGCTGGAAGTCGCGGTGCTGAGTGGATCCGTCTTCGCCCCGGACAGCGTCCGAGACAAACTGGGCCGAGATGCCGGCCAATAGGCCCCCTTCAAAAAGCAAATTGTGCCCGTCCAGCACGAAGCCCACGCCGCTCGACTCTCCAGCAAAGCCCGTCCAGCCGAGATTGCCCGTAGTGGTAATCGAGGTCTGAATGCGTCCCGTTGCCAGCGTAGCGGTTTGCTCGGGGTTAACCACCAGGCGGAACAGATCGCGGTCGGCGTAGCCGCCGTCGGCCTGAATGTCGGCCAGAAAAATCGCCGTGCGGTTTTGCGGGGCATCGGAGGCAATGCTGAAGGAAAACGTCACCAGCACGGTATCGCCTGGATTGAGCTGCGACACCTGAGCCTCGCCCTGCAGGATGGTGAGGTAGTCGGCGTCGGCGCTCAACTGAAACTGCACCCCGGTGGCCGGGGCCAGATGATTCGTGAAGCGGGCGGTGAGCTGAACGGTCTCGCCGCTTTCGAGGTAGCCGTCGGCGTCGCTATCGGCCACGTCGAGATCGACCAGGCGGATGGCCGGAAAGCCGGTTTCCGTGACGGCGCGGAAGGCGTTGATGCGGCCGCGGCCCAGGCGTCCGGAAAAGCCCGGATTGACGGCGTCGATCGGGTCGGCGGTCAGGCGGATCTGTTCGCGGGCCTGATCGGGCGTGTATTCGGGAAAGCGCGTCCGCACCAGGGCGGCGATGCCGGCCGTCAGGGGACTGGCGAACGAGGTGCCGCTGGCCGATCCCGTGTAGCGGCCGTTAGGCAGCGTGCTGTTCAGGTTGACGCCCGGCGCGAAGACGTTCACGCTGCGCCCGTAGTTCGAAAAGCTGGCCTTGCCGTCGTTGTCTTTGTTGGTGGCGCCCACCGAGAGCACGCGCGGATGGCTGGCCGGACCGAACGGCACGCGGTCGTTGTCGCCGCTGTCGTTGCCGGCGGCCGCCACGATGAGGCTGCCCAGATCGGTGGCGAATTCGACCACGTCGGCTTCCAGTCTGGAAAGACCGGGACCGCCCCAGCTCGCATTGATCACCTGCGCGCCGTTCAGGGCAGCGTACACGATTCCCTGATAGCCGTAGCAGATGCTGCGATCCGTGTCAGCGCAGCTCGCATTGATCGGCATAAAGCGGGCGTTCCAGCTACTGCCCGACACGCCCCGATTGTTGTTCGTGACGGCGGCGGCCACGCCGGCTACCTGGGTGCCGTGCGCCGCGTTGAGCGGCGTGGCCGAAAGTCCGGAAGGATCGGGCGTATCGTTGGCAAAATTCCAGCCGTGTACGTCGTCGACAAAGCCGTTGCCGTCGTCGTCGATGCCGTTGTCGGGGATCTCACCCGGGTTGGTCCACACGTTGTCGATCAGGTCGGGATGACGCCAGTCGGTGCCGCCGTCCACGATAGCGATGACCACGTCGCCCTGTTCGCCCTTGACCACGTCCCAGGCTTCCGGCGCCTGAATGCGTGGCAGGTGGGTCATCTGTGGGTAAAGCGAGTCGTTGGGGACCTCCACGATCTGCCGGATCGGCAGCGGCTCGGCGTACACGACGCCGGGCAGGCGGCTCAACTCGGCCGCCACGCGCCAGGGCGAGATCGGACGGTTGTAGCGCAATAGATAGATGGTGCGCAGACGGTCCAGCGCGGGATGCGGACGTTTCCGGGCCGCCTGCTCCAGAAAAGGAAAGGCCGGCTCCAGCGCGACGGGCTCGAAGCGGGCCAGCGTGCGGTCCAGCATCGGACGGCCGGTCTTGCCGGCCTGCAATGTGATCGGCACTTCAAACTTGACAACGACAACGCCGGGCTGTACGGGCATTCGAGGAGTGCGATCGGCTCGGGCCGACCGGACGAATACACCCGTGAGCAGCAGTGCGAAAAAGACGGATCGCAGCGCAGAACGCATGGCTTTCGTCGGTTCGCGAAGCGTTTGTCGCTTCAAAATAACGCCCGTCCCGGTCTGAATCCAGACGGATGCGGCGATGCGCTCAGGAGTCGGGTTTATGCCGATCCAGCGATTTGGCCTCCTCCCAGTAGCGATCCATTTCGTCCAGATCGGCCTCGGCCGGGGTGCGGCCCTGCTCGGCCAGCCGCGCCTCGATATGCCGGAAACGACGAATGAACTTGTTGTTGGTGCGCTGCAGGGCGTTTTCCGGATTGAGTCCCAGCAGCCGCGCATAGTTCACGAGGGCAAACAGCACATCGCCCAGCTCGTCTTCCAGTTTTTCCGGGGCGGCTCCGGTCTGTGTCAGCTGGTGGAACTCCTGCAGCTCCTCTTCCACTTTCTGCCAGGCCTGCTTCCGTTCCGGAAAGTCGAAGCCCACACCGGCCGCCTTTTCCTGAATCCGGTAAGCCCGCAGCAGGGCCGGCAGATGCCGCGGCACGCCTTCGAGGGCCGAAACCTGCGCCTTGCGGGCGGCGGCCTTTTCTCTGAGCTTGATCTGCTCCCAGTTGCTCAGCACTTCCTGCACGCTCCCTACCTGCACGTCCCCGAAAACATGCGGGTGGCGCCGGATGAGCTTTTCGGTTTCGGTTTCGATCACGTCTTTCAGCGTGAAGCGTCCGGCCTGCTCGGCCATGACGCTGTGGAACACCACATGCAACAGCAGGTCGCCCAGCTCGCGCTTGAGTTCTTCCCAGTCGTTTTCTTCGATGGCCGAGACGACCTCGTAGGCTTCCTCGATGAGCAGGTGCTTGACCGACTCGTGCGTCTGCTCCCGATCCCAGGGGCAATCGCGGCGAAGCTGGCGCACGATCGCCACAAAGTCGGCGTAAGCCTCCAGCCGGTCTTCCGATTCGCGAAACGACGGATCGTAGGGTTTCTTTTCTGCTTCCGCCATGATTCCAGCGGTTAATGACCCGGGTGCAACCGACGGCACCATAACCACCCGAGGCGCGATTTGTTTTGCAGTGCACAGGGGCGGCGGGTGACGAAAAAATTTCTCGTACTGGATCAAAGGGTGTGACATACTGTTGACACTAATCGTAAATTAGCTTCCTCATTGCATCTCCTGGCGGGCTCGTGTGCGCACCGCAGGGAGGGCCGGCCTCCGGCCGGTGGACTCGTGTGCCAGCCGCCAGGACTCATGGAATCACCAACCAAAAACCAGGAGGTGCATCATGGCACGCAGCATCAACAAGGTTATTCTCGTCGGCAACCTGGGGCAGGATCCCGAACTCCGCTACACGCCCGGCGGCACGGCCGTCTGCAACATGCGTCTGGCCACCAACGAGGTCTATCGCGATGCCGATGGCAATCTGGTGGAGCGCACGGAGTGGCATAATCTGGTGGCCTGGGGACGGCTGGCAGAGATCTGCAATCAGTACCTCCGGAAAGGCTCCAAGGTGTACGTGGAGGGTTCGCTCCAGACGCGCTCGTGGGAAGACCGCGATGGCAACACCCGGTACACCACGGAGATCAAGATCCGGGAGATGGTGATGCTGGATCCGCGGAGCGAGGCCGCACCCGAGTCGGGGGCATCCATTGCGGCCCCGACACAGCGCCAGGCGGCCGCGCCGCGTCAGACGTTTGCGCCGGAGCCCGAACCGGAAGCCTTCGATGAGGACGCCTACACGCTGTCGCCGGACGACGACCTGCCGTTCTGAGTGCGCAACAGAAGCAAAAAAAGCGGGGCGCCCATTACAGGCGCCCCGCTTTGTTATGATCGCTCAGGAGCCGGGTTTCTGCAGGGCGGTGATCAGGGTGCCGCCGGATTGCGGATCGTAGAGCCGGAGCAGGAACGTGGTGCCTGGCTTGATGGCCTGGTAGGCCTTCTCGAATTCCTCCACGTTTCGCACCGGCTTGCGGTCAACTTCCGTGATGATCAGGCCGCGGCGCAGGTTTGCCTCGCGGTAGGCCGCGCTATTGGGATCGACGTCCGTAATCAACACGCCTGCTACGTCGGTGTCTTCCAGGTTGAAGCGACGGGCCAGCTCCGGCGTGATGTCGGCGATCGAGAAGCCCAGCTCTTCCATCAGGTCCGATTCCGCACCGCGGCCGCTTTGCGTGCGCCGGCGTGAGGCCGTCGCCCCTTCGGACGGGGCGGCCCCCAGTTTGACGGTAACCGTACGGGTTTCGCCGTCGCGGTTGATTGTCAGCTTAACTTCGTCGCCCGGCCGGTGCGTGCTGATGATTTTCGAAAGCTCCAGGTGATTCGTCAGCTGCTGGCCGTCAATAGCCACGATGAGGTCGCCAGGTTTGATGCCGGCCTTTTCGGCCGCCGAGCCTTCTTCGACGGTGACGACCTGGGCGGCGCCGCGCGGCAGGTTCAGCGCTTTGATCACCGAGGGCGCGGCGGCCGTGTACTGCACGCCCAGGCGGGCGCGCTCGACGTGGCCGGTTTCGATGAGCTGGGGCACCACGTACTGGACGATGTCCACCGGGATGGCAAAGCCAATGCCCTGATAGCCGCCCGTGCGGGTGTAGATGGCCGTGTTGATGCCGATCAGCTCGCCGCGCAGGTTGACCAGGGGGCCGCCCGAGTTGCCCGGATTGATCGCCGCGTCGGTCTGGATGAAGTTCTGCACGGCTGGCCCCTCGCTATAGTAGCGGTTCAGCGCGCTGATGATGCCAGCCGTCACCGTGTTGCTGAGCTGGGGCGACAGCGGCGAGCCGAAGGCCAGCACCCACTGCCCGACCCGCAGCGAACTGGCGTCGCCCATGGAGATGTAGGGCAGGTTCTCGGCGTCGATCTTCAACACGGCCAGGTCGCTCTGCGGGTCGGTGCCCACGACTTCCGCGTCGTAGGTGGTGCCGTCGTGTAGCACTACCTGCAATTCATCAGCTCCCTCCACCACATGGTTGTTCGTCACGATGTAGCCGTCGGCGCGGATGATGACGCCCGAGCCCAGTCCCTGGGAGCGGAATTCCTCGGGCATGTCGGGCATGCGAAAGTTGAAAAACTCCTCGAAGGGAGTGCCTTCGAAGGGATTCCAGCGGAACGGCCGGGTTCGAATGACCTTTTCCGAGCGAATCTGCACCACGGTGGGGTTGACGCGTTCGGCCACGGCCACGAAGGCTTCCTCCAGGGAGTTGACGGCGGCCCCTTCGATCCGTGTGCCGCCGTTTTCCTCGCGGGCCAGTGTGGGTGTCGTGGCCCGGTTGCTCAGCCCGAGCAGGTTGGCGCCGGCCGTGGTGAAAAACACACCGGCCAGGAAGGCAATCACCACCAGCGCAATGATCGAAAGCGTTCGCGTCCGTCGCATGGCACCTCAGGGTTTGATGCAACGCAGTTTCACCGTACTAACGGCAGGATTTTCTG from Rhodothermus marinus carries:
- a CDS encoding 2-isopropylmalate synthase, whose amino-acid sequence is MSDRIIIFDTTLRDGEQAPGASMTIDEKLRIAHQLARLNVDVIEAGFPISSPAQFEAVQRIAAEVEGPVICALARAREEDIRAAAEALKPGKRTRIHTFIATSDIHIDAKFGDERYGRTLAEKRRTILRLAEEAVRLARTFTDDVEFSAEDAGRTDVGYLAEVVQVAIEAGATTINLPDTTGYCVPDEYAAMFREVIRRVQPPPHVIFSAHCHDDLGLAVANSLAAVQAGVRQIECTINGIGERAGNAALEEVVMALKVRGERFGRLQVNIVTQHLTETSRMVSMATGFPVPPNKAIVGRNAFSHEAGIHQHGVLRRRDTYEIMRAEDVGQEPEQIRLGRHSGRHGLFSRLAKLGIEVPEERKEEIYRRFLALADLKKEIYDEDLRRLVEEQPDDNPEALYQLMEMHVATGTHRAPEAEVQILNRATNTLRIERATGDGPVNAIYKAIDQAVGAAHELVSYELRSVTEGADAVGEVTVVIDFNGTRFKGVARHTDVLRASADAYLEAINQLEQYRADRESVSFVNAGIMQSFGGAAA
- a CDS encoding 3-isopropylmalate dehydratase large subunit, yielding MGMTITEKILARHAGRDRVTPGENIWISVDILMTHDVCGPPTIEIFKREFGPNARVWDREKVVILPDHYIFTADPHARRNIEILREFAREQDLPYYYDVGTSRYKGVCHVALAEEGFNRPGIVLIGTDSHTCTSGAFGLFSTGVGNTDAAFIMGTGKIWVKVPETMRFIFEGSLPPYLMAKDLILAIIGDIGIDGATYRAMEFDGEAVYDLSIEERMTLTNMAIEAGGKSGIIAPDEKTIAYVQERTDAPFEIYHSDPDARYHSEYVYDVSKLEPVVAKPHRPDNRATVTEVAGTKLDRAYIGSCTGGKLEDFIAAARILKGQEVRIDTFVVPASTYVEQQLHHYKIDGVSLYDIFVNAGCKIGHASCGACLGGPPDTFGRTHGTEVVISTTNRNFPGRMGSKQASVYLASPLTVAASALTGVITDPREVLV
- a CDS encoding 3-isopropylmalate dehydratase, whose protein sequence is MKDIIRGLAYVVGDSIDTDQIIPAQHLVYSLTRPEERRLYGRYALSGVPAEGQGLPFGNIPFTEPDAYKSRFKIVVAGKNFGCGSSREHAPFALQEAGCEAVVAESYARIFYRNAIDGGFLVPFETPVRLIDKIRTGDELEIDTRLAKLTNLTTGEEFLLHPLGEVAEILRAGNLFEYARKAGLIPTNA
- the cimA gene encoding citramalate synthase, with translation MKIELFDTTLRDGTQGEHVTLTVDDKIRIARRLDDFGIDVIEGGWPGSNPKDKEFFERARDIEWKHAQICAFGSTRRAGLAPEDDPNLRALLEAETPTVAIFGKSWTLHARVALGVSLEENLELIASSVAYLKAHGRRVIYDAEHFFDGYQDDPAYALETLRAAAEAGADVLVLCDTNGGTLPSDIYRIVGEVRRQFDVPLGIHTHNDTGCAVANTIMAVAAGARHVQGTINGIGERCGNADLCVVIPNLQLKMGFTCVPEEKLAQLTDLSRFVNEVANLTPIDRAPYVGRSAFAHKGGVHVSAVMKDPRAYEHIPPEKVGNRRRVLVSDLSGKSNIQYKAAELGIELKEGEQARQAVQRIKELEHLGYEFQGAEASFELLLRTIQGEDTRFFTLDRLRVRTEIDEDGGVCNSEATLAIRVQGARELVVAEGNGPVDALSNALRKALRCFYPDLDQVHLSDYKVRVLNSDDGTAAAVRVLVEHRDGERRWHTVGVSTNILEASWQALADGIRYYLLKKRQGELAASAALASAQRT
- a CDS encoding S8 family serine peptidase — its product is MRSALRSVFFALLLTGVFVRSARADRTPRMPVQPGVVVVKFEVPITLQAGKTGRPMLDRTLARFEPVALEPAFPFLEQAARKRPHPALDRLRTIYLLRYNRPISPWRVAAELSRLPGVVYAEPLPIRQIVEVPNDSLYPQMTHLPRIQAPEAWDVVKGEQGDVVIAIVDGGTDWRHPDLIDNVWTNPGEIPDNGIDDDGNGFVDDVHGWNFANDTPDPSGLSATPLNAAHGTQVAGVAAAVTNNNRGVSGSSWNARFMPINASCADTDRSICYGYQGIVYAALNGAQVINASWGGPGLSRLEADVVEFATDLGSLIVAAAGNDSGDNDRVPFGPASHPRVLSVGATNKDNDGKASFSNYGRSVNVFAPGVNLNSTLPNGRYTGSASGTSFASPLTAGIAALVRTRFPEYTPDQAREQIRLTADPIDAVNPGFSGRLGRGRINAFRAVTETGFPAIRLVDLDVADSDADGYLESGETVQLTARFTNHLAPATGVQFQLSADADYLTILQGEAQVSQLNPGDTVLVTFSFSIASDAPQNRTAIFLADIQADGGYADRDLFRLVVNPEQTATLATGRIQTSITTTGNLGWTGFAGESSGVGFVLDGHNLLFEGGLLAGISAQFVSDAVRGEDGSTQHRDFQPTEGGSLEVIAPGRFTAQQGTIELTDRAAPFPLHINVLQETYADTVPGRQLFVIVHYTIENTRTTTLSPLYAGIFLDWDVNPDAQDYARYDPTRRLGIVQDKSTNPDTLAAIRLLTPAPFSYRVIDNPTELYDGFTQSEKWSALSGGLQRTHLSNTDVSQLMAAGPFRLDPGCRIPVAFAILAAADADTLTQAADEAQRFWDEVIQPSIPNEPPAFVSVPDTLVAHEGEALNWQFAATDPDACASLSFRVLEGPDGFSVDPLTGQVRFVPGFNQAGTYPVRLLVTDGLATDTARTVLVVQDTNSPPTFTAVLTDTVLVVGRTFRYQFRAEDPEGDPLTYTLVEAPVGATIDPQSGQFTFTPQEVGQYTVVVAVSDGMFTLETPRIHLEVIPAEAGVQVYIPSGGGNVIQIVYDVPDPEPVRLTIYDLLGRRVRQLVDGVPGTGRHTITWDGRSDAGIEVASGLYFVRLEIGGKVETRPLVYVR
- the mazG gene encoding nucleoside triphosphate pyrophosphohydrolase, coding for MAEAEKKPYDPSFRESEDRLEAYADFVAIVRQLRRDCPWDREQTHESVKHLLIEEAYEVVSAIEENDWEELKRELGDLLLHVVFHSVMAEQAGRFTLKDVIETETEKLIRRHPHVFGDVQVGSVQEVLSNWEQIKLREKAAARKAQVSALEGVPRHLPALLRAYRIQEKAAGVGFDFPERKQAWQKVEEELQEFHQLTQTGAAPEKLEDELGDVLFALVNYARLLGLNPENALQRTNNKFIRRFRHIEARLAEQGRTPAEADLDEMDRYWEEAKSLDRHKPDS
- a CDS encoding single-stranded DNA-binding protein; its protein translation is MARSINKVILVGNLGQDPELRYTPGGTAVCNMRLATNEVYRDADGNLVERTEWHNLVAWGRLAEICNQYLRKGSKVYVEGSLQTRSWEDRDGNTRYTTEIKIREMVMLDPRSEAAPESGASIAAPTQRQAAAPRQTFAPEPEPEAFDEDAYTLSPDDDLPF